tgatcACTATGCCTGACCTTACATGCCCAGCCTTACTTTTGGAGAGGTAAAGATTTTCTAATAAAGtggcagagaaaaataatttgctcTGGATAAGATTCACCTTAAAGCCAATTTACCCCAAAGCCAATCTGAATCAAGAACAATTTGCAATGTTCCATTTTCACGATTAATCTCATGAGATTTCACCTCCTGGAGAAACCGTTGTTCATCCTCTCTGGCCTTGGGTGCTTCATATACTTTTCAGGAGTCTGGTTTTAACCATTTCAGAAATTTCTCCCCATTAGGATCTAGGTAATGGCTTTATTATTTCTGGAAAGCTCCCATCATTACTGGGCTATTCTATAAACCAACCACTCAAGATATCCATCTTGATTCTTGAACATCTTCCATTCTAATTTTTTCAATGTGGGCACTTGAGCAAGTTATGAAGCAAATAAACACattcaaatatttgttcttaTATAAGTCAAGAAAcctgtctttttttaattaaaaaaaaattttttttgtacctggattgaacccaagggcacttaccCAGCCACCGAGCCCCATCCCAGTACCCCGCCCCCTttatttgtagtttatttagaggcagggtctcactgagtcgcttagggcctcattaaattgctgaggatggctttgtactcatgatcctcctgcctcagcttcctgagctgctgtgattacaggtgtgcaccatgatgCTGgctgtccttttaatttttgatacagggtcttctCTAAATTTATCAGAATTtatcaggctggtctcaaatttgccgagtttacaggtgtgtgccagcacGCCTGAAATACTTCATTCAAGCCCCCACCGGCGCACCGCggggtgctgggaatggaacccagtgcctcaggcatgccagacaagcactccgccactgaattacatttccagccctacttcattctttttttttaaaagtccccCCAcccatgcctttatttatttatttatttatttttatgtgatgctgaggatcgaacccagggcctcacacataatAGGCAaacgctctatcactgagctccaaccccagccctatttcattcctttaaagagaaaattgttATTGTTTCATGGCCACTTCATAGTTTCAGTATTTCACGCTGGTGTTTTATGCCCTGGACCCAGACACAGGGAACACTATAGCTGCACTCCCGGCCCGCCAGATTCTGCTCTTGGCATGCAGAGGATTACAGACGCCTCCACTTGATGAGAAACCGTGCACTCTGCCTACGAAGGGTGGACAGACTGGATGGCCTGGATGGCCGGTGCTGCTGCGCAAGCTGACCTACAGCCTGGTGGACTGATGCCGGACAGGCACTGCTGAACTCGCACACAAAACCAGCCACTAGCTGTTGTGAATAGCTACTGCTGCCCGCTAGGCGGCGACCGAGCGCCAAGTCTTCGGTACTGCGCCGACGCCCCAGGCTTCACCCCGCCGCTCTGCGCATGTGTGACGCGACTGCGCACTAACTGGGCTACAAGATGGCGGCGTCCGCAGTTTGCCGTGCAGCGGGCACCGGGGCACAAACTCTTCTGCGCGCTCGCCGCTCGGTGAGGTGGCCGCGATAACGCTGGACTGCGGGGCTCAGGGCTTCGGGACTCAGAAGAGGAGTAGGCCATTAGCAGTGGCGGGTTGAAGTGGGGAGGTCACCAGGTCAGGGCCATGGAAAGGTCATGGCCGACTGCGGGAATGGACGTCTTCCTGCTGCTGGCCCGCGGTTGGGAATAGGGGTCTCACAGCGGACCCGGGTGCTGGGGAGCAATTCTCTAACCCGGTCCTCACTCGCCGCCTGTCCCTTCTCGCAGCCGGCAGTGCTGAGGGCGCTTGCCTTACGGGGTGCCGCAACCTTCGCCCAGGCCCTCCAGAGTGTGCCAGAGACACAGGTCAGCGTATTGGACAATGGGCTGCGAGTGGCCTCGGAGCAGTCCTCCCAACCTACCTGCACGGTGAGTGGGCAGTTCTGTCGAGGAGCGGGGGACCTCCAGATTGGGCCATCTTTTCTTAGGTCGTGGTGTGACCTTCTTCTCTATGGTCTGGTTTCAGAGTATGGCCCACTCACTGCCAGATTGTCCCAATCCCTGATTCCTGCCCAGCCTTAACTTCATGGGGTAGTGTTCGCTTTTAGCCAACAATCCTTAAACACTTGCTGCCTGCCAAGTAGGGGGCCAAATTCCCTTACAGCGTTTTGCTTTGCTAAGAAAAATATGAGAGAAGAAATGGCGTCcttgtcttgaaaaaaaaatgaagtgtggGATTCAGAGATTTTTAGGTGCCTTACAGAGGTCCACATTTCTCAGCCTCGCAGCCAAGATCACAACTTCCAAGCTAGAACAGGAATACACTTCAAGAAATGCATTTGAGGGGATGCAGTTGctggattgtagttcagtggtagatggcttgcctagcatgcatgcatgaggccctgggtttgatcctcagcaccacataaaaataaataaataaataaatcaaataaacatattgtatccaactacaactaaaaaataattaaaaaaaaaaattgactcaaGGATAGAAACTTTGACTAGATGTATGAGTAGGTGAGAAGATTCCCAAGAAATAATCCTTCCTCTTCCATATACACACCAGCTCCAGGGCCAGATGTTTTTATTGGCAAATTCTTTCACTTTTCCAGGAACAGATAATGTCCTGTCATACAGGTTGTTACTGAACACAGGAAACAGTGGTAGGCAACTTTATTGTTATATGGCATCTGACCCAAAGCCTGTCTAGAAAGCTTCTGTGTCAAAGGATACTGTAGAGTAGAAAATGCATCTTCCTTTCTGAGATATGGATTTGAAATAACATGTTCATCTAAGATAAACATAGATAGGTACATCAATATCTTGTTGGAAATGAGATGTGAAAAACTTAAATCATCTGTGAACAAATAGTAAATTAAAAGGATAGACCATTGTGACCATGTGGGGGGTGTTTCACAGCATACCAGGAGGcagttaaaattttaagattcttTCATTGGGTGTCAGGGAGACACTTGACAGTATTTGGTGACTCCGATtaaaaccttgattttttttcagcctggggtgtgtagctcagtggtagagcacttgcctagcatgggtaaggCCCAAGTTTTATCTCtagaactgcaaaataaataagtaaaagttaagctggggggctggggatgtggctcaagcggtagtgcgatcgcctggcatgcgtgtggcccgggttcgatcctcagcaccacatacaaacaaagatgttgtgtctgccgaaaactgaaaaataaatattaaaaaattctctctctctttaaaaaaaaaaagttaagctgggcacaatggcataCACTTGTGGTCCTAAGTCCTTGGGAGGTTCAGGCAAGAgggtcacttgagcccaggagtttgaggtcagcctgggcaacatggtaAGAACCTCCTCCCtatcttgaaaaagaaagaagaaagagccaaatgtgatggcatatgcctgttATCCTCAGcaactgaggcaagaagattgcaagtctgaggccagcctagaGGCAAAGCGCCCCTTGGGTTCAACTCCTAGAACCAAGAAGACAAAGTCACTAGAAGGTTACTTCcttaatatgataaaatatatagcatcttcttccttaaaaatgaaaggataaaatcatcatcaggggctgggattgtggctcagtggtagagcacttgcctagtacatgtgaggcactgcgttgattctcagcactgcatgtaagtaagtaagtaaataaataagtaaaataaagtccatcaacaattaataaaaatattttaaaacagaacaaagcaGAATTTTTAGAATGGAGAAAATAAGTGTTCTTTGCAAATGATAGACTTCAAGCCTAGATAAAATAGAATCAACTGAAAAGatagtaaatttaaaaactttatggTGGTGGTGGGATCAGGTAAATGGGTACAGTTAGATATGTCACTGGGTACCAGGAGCTGTgacacttgcctgtaatcccagctacttgagaggctaagtcagaaggattgcaagtttggggccagtcttggcaacttagtgtgGTCCTCTCTTgaataataaaaagggttgggggtttAACTTGGTGGTGGAGTACCTCCTtggctcaatccctagtattaaaaaaaaaaaaaacatggaaggaGCAGTGATGCAGTGTGAGTAGCCATTGGTTGGTTCTCTGTGCCATGGGCTCTGCTGTAACTCCAAGTACAGGGGTCCTTACTGGGAAAGCTTTCCCTCACCTTGGGATCCATAAGGCCCTATGTGGGCCTTATGCTGAATTATTCAGGGTGCATTGTGAGTGGTACAAggatgttttgtttatttgctggTGACTTCTTGTGCAGGTGGGAGTATGGATTGATGCTGGCAGTCGTTATGAGACTGAAAAGAACAATGGAGCAGGCTACTTTGTGGAGCATCTAGCTTTCAAGGTGAGGCCTGTGAAGTTTTTTTCTTCCCTGGGCTTAGGGCTGCCTGTTTTGAGGTTGAAGATCAGAAAAATTAACCTCCTAATTATGGACCTCAGTTGGGGAGTGACTCTAGCTGGTCTTTCTGGAAGAAATCATGTGAGCTTATTGTCTTCTGATTGAGCACTTATGTGTGACTCCCTGTATGAAGTCCTCAGAGCTGAGAAAACCCAAATGCCTACAGAAGCCCCAGTTTTCACCAGGCTGGTATGTTCATGCCTGACTTATGGagcttttacacacacacacagacacacagattcATATGAATGGCATGTGTTTAGGGGTAGGTCACATCGTTTGAACATAGCCATGATCATGGCTGTCAGGGGATGTGGAGTATTAGTAAAGACAGGTTATTATGAATGTTGGGCAATACTTGCTTTTTCCACAACCTTCTATCCTAACCCTGATCATCTCTGTTCTTTTGACCCATGATACTGTGACCTTGGTCAGCTCAAGGCCTGCAAGGGACCTCCAAGGAACCTTGTTCCTGTCCTTGAGGGGAATGACTTCTCTCCTTTGATTTCAAGATAGGGTAGAATTCTGCCCTTCTGCCTTTACTAGGACTGGCCACACAGGTACACTCCTCATCTAATACATGCCTCAGTTGGACTGCTGGCCCCTCCCTAGGGCTCAGGCCTCTCTTTGTCCCCCCTGGTGCTAGGATAACTAGTTTGTGGCTGTTGAGGGACATAAGCTCCTGGGTAGGCCTTGCCATTCATTGCCATTGGTTGAACCAGACATTGGATATGTGATGATGCATACATGATGAGTTGGGAAGCACATTGAAGGCTCAGTGCATACAAACTCTGGGCCCTACATCCCTACCCCACAATCTTTGTGGAAGAAGGTACTTGTGGACTACTAGTCCTTTGGGGATTAGCCTGTGAGGGCAGAGTTCCCGGGCTTCTTTTGTGTCTCATGATTGGTGTTCTTGATGTCTGGTTTCAGGGAACAAAGAATCGGCCTAGCAATGCCCTGGAGAAGGAGGTGGAGAACATGGGGGCCCATCTGAATGCCTATAGCACTCGGGAGCACACAGCTTACTACATCAAGGCACTGTCCAGTGACCTGCCGAAAGGTAATGCTTAGAGGAGAGGGTTTGAAACAGAAGAATATAACTCTAGGGGAGCAGAGGAGCCCCAGGAGCCCCTGGACAGGCTGCAGAATTGATTACCCATGGGTTGTGGCCTTATGGCAGGATGACCAGTAGGGATGGACAGCAGTAGGAGATGCCAGACTTGGGATTTTGTATTGTCATTGGTCTCCACTGGACACCTGAACATGTCCTTGTGTCCAGTCGTGGAGCTACTGGCTGACATTGTGCAGAACTGCAGCCTGGAAGACTCCCAGATTGAAAAGGAACGAGACGTGATCCTGCGGGAAATGCAGGAGAATGATGCATCCTTGCGGGATGTGGTCTTTGACTACTTGCATGCAACAGCGTTCCAAGGCACACCTTTAGCCCAGGCTGTGGAAGGGCCCAGTGAGAATGTCAGGTGAGAACTGACTGTCTGTGttgtttattttcctaattttctgcAATTGGAGACAGTTTCTGTATTGCCATATGGTCCCTGTGAACCTATTTAAATGGCTGTGTGGTCTTCACTTCAATCTTGGGCTTTGTTTTAGGGTATGTTTCCATGTATGCCCTTATAATCTAAGGAGGGAACATTTGGCTTGCAGGTGGGAGGTGTTTGAGAGCTCTGACCCTGCCCCTCGAGTCACACAGAGTCACACAGCGTCAGCTCACACCTCAGAGAGGGCTGTGAGACTGTCCTGagggcacatgtgaggcagggcCAGATGGGGGCTCCACTCTGGGCCTTGAAAGAGTGGTTGGTAGAGATGAAGATGTAATAGGGCCTCTTCAGAGAGGCCATGTCTCTTCTCAGTTCCATTATATCCAAGTTGCTATGGATTGGTAGAGAACTTGATCCATATGGGCTGTATGTTTTACAGGAAATTGTCTCGTGCAGACTTGACTGAGTATCTAAGCAGGCATTACAAGGCCCCTCGCATGGTGCTGGCAGCAGCAGGAGGTGAGTGATGGGCTCCTTGAAGCTCTGGGTAAGTGAAGCCTGGCCTTTGTAGTCAGAACCCCCATCTTCACTCCAAGGGACCTTGTTCCTGTCCTTGAGGGGAATGATCTCTCTCCTTTGCTTTCAAGATAGGGTAGAATTCTGCCCTTCTGCCATTACTAGGACTAGCCACACAGGTACACTCCTCATCTAATACATGCCTCAGTTGGACTGCTGGCCCCTCCCTAGGGCTCAGGCCTCTCTTTGTCCCCCCTGGTGCTAGGATAACTAGTTCGTGGCTGTTGAGGGACATAAGCTCCTGGGTAGGCCTTGCCATTCATTGCCATTGGGTGAACCAGACATTGGATATGTGATGATGCATATACATGATGAGTTGGGAAGCACATTGAAGGCACAAAATGTTAGGGGAGTTCAGAGTTAGTTATAGTGGGGACAGGTGAAGCATGAGTCTTTTGCCAGAGGCCCGAAGGATGGTAGGTATTTGTTAGGTGGGGAATGGAGGACCTTGGCAGGGGTGTCATGTTCTggtaatttattttaagatttgttCTACTGAGTGGGGCCAGAGCAGAGCAGGCTAACTAGGGATGaggtgtggcacatgcctggagaGAGATAGCAGGAGCTAAGGAGAGACTTAGGTTTTCTAGACTTAAGTTCTGTAGTTGAAAACCTCATACAGATCTGGATGTGGGTAGGGGAGGAGGTTCAAAATGCTTCCTGCTTATGGTCTTGGCAACTGGGTAGGTGAAAAAGACTGATAGGAAGAGCATAACTGAGGGATTTAGAGCCAGGAAACCTGGGACCAAGGGCAGTGTGAGCTACTAACACAGACTTTTCGAGTGATAGCAGAACTGGGGCAGGCTGTCCACTGCCATAGTGATTACTGGTTAAATCACTGGGGCAGCAGAGGCCTCTTGTGGAACTGAGGAGGTGAGACCTGGAAAGGAGTCCTGAGGGTATAAGTTTGTGATGCTCCTTGTAAGTGTTCTCAGCTCTCAGGGACACCAGAATTCATTATAGCCCTGCAATAGCACCTCTTTGTGCCTCTCACTTGCCACTGCTTTCATGACCAGCACCCAGATCTGCTTGTAGTAGGGCTTGAGGGACAAGGCATCCCCGTGACCTTATTCCCAGGAGCACCAGTCTTGTTCTTGATACAGGTGAGATGATGCTTCTAGAATGAGAATCGGCACTTACGTCACATAGCAGCattctccaccttttttttttgtatcagggattgagcccagaggcacttaagcattgagccatatccccagcccttttttattttttattttaaggtaggaTCTTGCTGAGgctgtagtcctcctgcctcagcctcccaagctgctggaattacaggtgtgtgcccggGTCATGGCAgccctttttttgggggtgggggttactGCGGATTgtactcagggacattcaaccactgagccatatccccagccctgttttgtgttttattttgagttgcttaatgcctcacaattgctgaggctggctttgaactcatgacccttctgcctcagccttccatgccgctgggattacaggcatgtgcccccatatctggccttttttgtttgtttgtttgttttaatatatatttttagctataggtggacacaatacccttattttatttttatgtggtgctgaggattgaacctagttcctcccgcatgctaggcaagtgctctacccagTTCCATGGCTGCCCATTTTTAAAGTGCTGTTTTTGCTAGGCATGGTGTTACAGTATCTCAGgagactaaggtaggaggatcgtgagttcaaagccagcctcagctacttagaaagaccctgtctctaaaacaaaatatacaaaaggactggggatgtaattcagtgattAAGcgctgctgagttcaatcccaagtaccaaaaaaaaaaaaaaaaatgctgcttttCTCTTTTGCCTGACACCATGGGAACTATTTGATCCTGAAGTGTCTTTCTTGCCTGTGAGATAGGGTCATTTGACAGATGCTCCTCTTCCCTCATTTTATCTCAATGTTGTATTTTCCTTCTGCTGTCTCCCACTGAGACAGGACATAGGGTCTTGCACCTGTCTGTGATTCCCCCTGGCTAGCCAGTAACTCCATTGCCCATGTCCTCAGGAGTGGAGCATCGTCAACTGCTAGACCTCGCCCAGAAGCACTTCAGCAGCGTCTCTGCGACATACCCAGATGACACCGTGCCTACTCTAAGTCCGTGCCGCTTCACTGGAAGCGAGGTGTGCTGCCTGGTGGGCAGGGATGCTGTTGTCAACTGGGGATTTTGAGAGAACCCTCATATGCATGTGACCCCATAATGACTCAGAAGTAGGGAAAGGGTCTTGTGCCTGTTGCCTGAGGATGATTTTACACATATGTGCATGCTTCACCCACACCAGCCATCCTTTCTGTTTGTCCTGGAAGTCTGGCTATACTGTTCCTCAGCCCTTGACATGTACTCTTTCAGATTCGCCACCGTGATGATGCCCTGCCCTTGGCCCATGTGGCCATTGCAGTAGAGGGACCTGGTTGGTCCAACCCAGACAATGTGGCCCTCCAAGTGGCCAATGCCATAATTGGCCATTACGACTGCACTTACGGTGGTGGCGTGGTAAGTGTCAGGATTGAGCATAGGACATTGCCTTCAAAGAAGAGAGTACTGccgggtgcatgcctgtaatcccagcagcttgggaggctgagatgggaggatcgcaaattcaaagccagcctcagcgaaaaaatcaaggcactaaacaacccagagcatgtctctaaataaaatacaaaaaaaaaaaaatggggatgtggctcagtggttgagtgcttctgagttcaatccctggtacaccaccccgccccccacccccctcaaaaaaaaggaaagaaaagggagtaCTAAGCTGTGGGTCTCAGGGTATATGGGCCAGAGATAAGAGGGGGTGCTAACCATTTGTGCCCCTGGCAGCACCTGTCCAGCCCACTGGCTTCAGTTGCTGTGGCCAACAAGCTGTGCCAGAGTTTCCAGACCTTCAATATCTGCTATGCAGAGACTGGGTTGTTGGGTGCACACTTCGTCTGTGACCGTATGAGCATCGATGACATGATATTCTTCCTGCAGGGCCAGTGGTGAGTGGCAGCTGGGAACTACTGGGTGGGATAGAAATCTGACCAGAGAGGTGGGAGGTTAAGAGTCAACGCACTTGTCACAATGAACACTACCATATACCTGTCCTTTACTCCCTGCTTTAGGATGCGCCTGTGTACCAGTGCCACGGAAAGTGAGGTTACTCGGGGCAAAAACATCCTAAGAAATGCCCTGGTATCTCATCTGGATGGTGAGCCCTTTATCCCTAAAGGAAGGGGTAGAATAGTGCATCCTGGCAGTGACAGCTCATTGTAGCCATTATTACAAACCAAGATTGGAAAAGAAAACGTTGAAGGTCATGCCATGCTCCACCACCCCAACTACAGGGGTTTGAAGCTTTAGGTAGACATGGGGGTAGCCCATCACTGTGGAAATAGGTTGTTAGAAAAGTGATGGTTGTGGTCTGGAGTCAGAGCAAGGTCTTTGTTAACCTGATGCCAGggattttatgtgtatatgtgggtTCAAGATTGGACTGGGTAGATCTCTAAGCTTTCCCCACCATTAAAGGCACCACTCCTGTGTGTGAGGATATTGGACGCAGCCTCCTGACATATGGCCGCCGCATCCCCCTGGCTGAGTGGGAGAGCCGGATTGCGGTAACATGGGCCCCTGGGAGAGGTTCTGGAGTCTTGGCCTAGCAGAACCCTGAAAGGGGGTGGGATGTTGATGCCTGATGGGAGACTGTTCCCATAGGCATCTCTATTGTCCTAGGTAGCTGTCACCCATAGGGGTGATGTAGTCAGAAGGAAGGGCAAAGGCACTAATGACTGTAGGGATAGGTGATGTCCATGGATGTCTACAGTAGGGAAAACCTTGCCACCCTTTTTGGATGAGGGAAATGTTCCACAGTACATGTGGGAGATCTTGGTCAGCTGGAGGAGGCTGGCTGACTGAGGTGGTGCCCAGTGCCTATTAGTCAGTTTGTCCTCTGCCTCTCCCTGCAGGAGGTGGATGCCCATGTGGTGCGTGAGGTCTGCTCCAAGTATTTCTATGACCAGTGTCCAGCAGTGGCTGGAATGGGTGAGTGGTCTAGAAAGTCTGCTTTTTGTCCTTTTCCTCAGATCCTTGTCCTAGTCTCCCCTTCCACTTCTGCTCCCCTACCTCCAGCCTACATTGAGAGAAGCAGTTTGAGGCCCCTGAGAGTAGTGTGGCTGCCAGGGAGTTCTTGCTCAGAAAACCTGTCCCAGCAGCTCCCTGACTCCCTGCCAAGGTGTCTTCATCAATATCCCTTACCCACCGGGTAACGGACACCCTGTTTGTTGGGTGGGGCTCTAAGGGCCTGAGCAAGAAAGGACAGGCTCTGCACCCCTAGGGGAATGTTGTCTTCCCTCTCTTCACTGAAAGCCTGTCTTGTGCTTCTCTGGGCAGCAGCTCTGAGCTGGGTATGGCACAGGGCCAGGTGTCCCTGTACAGAGCAGGTACCCCACCCTGACGCCTCACCCTATCCCCACAGGCCCAATCGAGCAGCTCCCTGACTACAACCGGATCCGTAGTGGCATGTTCTGGCTGCGCTTCTAGGCAGGATGCCTGTGCAGGCAAGAGGGTAGGATCGGGGCTCATGATCCCCCTCTACAAACATGCCACTCTGGCACCTCAAACCCATGCAATAGATACCACCAATAAAGTCCTCTGTTGAGAATTGTGTTGTACTTCCTTTATTGGCATGGAGTCCTTCAGTTCATGGAGGAACAAGCACCTCCCACCAGTTCTACATCCCCTGGATCCTTCTGCCTTCCCTCCCACACAGGCTGATGTGTTCTCAGCCAGGGGTAAGTTGGGGGCTGCAGCATAGAGGCCGGAAGTCTCTGATGCTTGTAAAGAACCCACTCCAGATGTTTCTGCTCAGCATGTGGCATATTAGCCAGCCTGTCTCAAGAGTGGGATGTGGGAGTTCATGGGAATAGCCCCAGCCTGTGTCCTAATAGGGGTCCCAGCCTGGAAACTAGGGGCTTGGGTGGCAAACCCCTCACTGCAGACCCTACACATAGTTGCTTCCTGGCAGTCCCTGGTCTGGTAGGACAGATCAGGAGGGGCCAAGAACTTTCCCTAAGGAAGCCTTCTTTGTGTTTACTCTCAGTCCTGGAAGAGGATAGCCTGGGGCACGGAATTCTCTTGGTTTCTAACTGCTGCCTGTACAGGCAGAGTAAGAATGCTTTGCCATGATTTGCCACTGACTCAGGCTCCAAGAATAGCCCTGAGCTCAGTGGGGCCTAAGCCCCCTCCCTCCACTAGATCTGTCTCAGGCAAGTCCTGAGCTGTTGTTAGGCTGTAGATCCcctccccatttcttttttttttttttttaactttttttttt
This Marmota flaviventris isolate mMarFla1 chromosome 8, mMarFla1.hap1, whole genome shotgun sequence DNA region includes the following protein-coding sequences:
- the Uqcrc1 gene encoding cytochrome b-c1 complex subunit 1, mitochondrial, which codes for MAASAVCRAAGTGAQTLLRARRSPAVLRALALRGAATFAQALQSVPETQVSVLDNGLRVASEQSSQPTCTVGVWIDAGSRYETEKNNGAGYFVEHLAFKGTKNRPSNALEKEVENMGAHLNAYSTREHTAYYIKALSSDLPKVVELLADIVQNCSLEDSQIEKERDVILREMQENDASLRDVVFDYLHATAFQGTPLAQAVEGPSENVRKLSRADLTEYLSRHYKAPRMVLAAAGGVEHRQLLDLAQKHFSSVSATYPDDTVPTLSPCRFTGSEIRHRDDALPLAHVAIAVEGPGWSNPDNVALQVANAIIGHYDCTYGGGVHLSSPLASVAVANKLCQSFQTFNICYAETGLLGAHFVCDRMSIDDMIFFLQGQWMRLCTSATESEVTRGKNILRNALVSHLDGTTPVCEDIGRSLLTYGRRIPLAEWESRIAEVDAHVVREVCSKYFYDQCPAVAGMGPIEQLPDYNRIRSGMFWLRF